From Macaca mulatta isolate MMU2019108-1 chromosome 3, T2T-MMU8v2.0, whole genome shotgun sequence, the proteins below share one genomic window:
- the NXPH1 gene encoding neurexophilin-1, which produces MQAACWYVLLLLQPTVYLVTCANLTNGGKSELLKSGSSKSTLKHIWTESGKDLSISRLLSQTFRGKENDTDLDLRYDTPEPYSEQDLWDWLRNSTDLQEPRPRAKRRPIVKTGKFKKMFGWGDFHSNIKTVKLNLLITGKIVDHGNGTFSVYFRHNSTGQGNVSVSLVPPTKIVEFDLAQQTVIDAKDSKSFNCRIEYEKVDKATKNTLCNYDPSKTCYQEQTQSHVSWLCSKPFKVICIYISFYSTDYKLVQKVCPDYNYHSDTPYFPSG; this is translated from the coding sequence GTCACATGTGCCAATTTAACGAACGGTGGAAAGTCAGAACTTCTGAAATCAGGAAGCAGCAAATCCACACTAAAGCATATATGGACAGAAAGCGGCAAAGACTTGTCTATCAGTCGACTCTTGTCACAGACTTTTCGTGGCAAAGAGAATGATACAGATTTGGACCTGAGATATGACACCCCAGAACCTTATTCTGAGCAAGACCTCTGGGACTGGCTGAGGAACTCCACAGACCTTCAAGAGCCTCGACCCAGGGCCAAGAGAAGGCCCATTGTTAAAACGGGCAAGTTTAAGAAAATGTTTGGATGGGGTGATTTTCATTCCAACATCAAAACAGTGAAGCTGAATCTGTTGATAACTGGGAAAATTGTAGATCACGGCAATGGAACATTTAGTGTTTATTTCAGGCATAATTCAACTGGTCAAGGGAATGTATCTGTCAGCTTGGTACCCCCTACAAAAATCGTGGAATTTGACTTGGCACAACAAACTGTGATTGATGCCAAAGATTCCAAGTCTTTCAATTGTCGCATTGAATATGAAAAGGTTGACAAGGCTACCAAGAACACACTCTGCAACTATGACCCTTCAAAAACCTGTTACCAGGAGCAGACCCAAAGTCATGTATCCTGGCTCTGCTCCAAGCCCTTTAAGGTGATCTGtatttacatttccttttatAGTACAGATTATAAACTGGTACAGAAAGTGTGCCCTGACTACAACTACCACAGTGACACACCTTACTTTCCCTCGGGATGA